From Mesorhizobium sp. Pch-S:
GGAAAAGTGCAAAGCTGAAACGGGTCGAAGGTGGCGAAATAACCCTTTTCCCCGATCTGCAGGAAGCGAACTGGACTGCCCGTTTTGCCATCGAAGACGGGGCTCGGAGCTATCGTATTGCAAATGCACGAGGCGCTGTGTTGTCCGTGCTCGTACCTCCACCGCCAATGACCAAAACCATCGGCCGTCTGACGCTGGCTACTCCGACCGGTGGGAAAATCGACCTGCTGTGCGACCTGAGCACGCCGATGCCCTGGCATTGGTGATCGCGGTTCTGACCGGATTTAGCCCAACATCCGCAAAGTGAGCGTTGGTCAATACTTGGCGCTGGCATCGACTCAAATCTTGGAGCATGGCAGCTGGCTTACGGCCCCAAGGAATGTGAAGCGATACCCCGTCTTAACGACCGCCACCAAGGCGGTCGAACATACGCTCCATGGATATATCGAGTGAGTGACATGTCGATCGTTTGTTTGATGAGGCTAGCGTGACATCCTCGACCTCCCGCTTCTTTTGCTGGTTCGTCCTCGTCATAGCGAGCGCAAGCATAACATCCTGCGCCCGCGGCCCCGGGAGTGCGGTTCTGCATCCGGTTGCGTCCACGGCCAAGGCCGGCTCTCCCGTCAATGTCCTTGTTGCCACCACACGCAAGCGTTCGGAGACAGACAAGCGCGATTTCACCAATGAGCGTAACTATGGTTTGGCCTATGGATCCTATACGATTTCAGTGCCGGCCAGGCATGTTGCCAACGAGATAGAGTGGCCCAGTCAGGTGCCGGGAAATCCCGCGACCGACTTTGTCGCGCTCAGATCAGCCCCTCTCGACGAGGCAAGCTTCAACCGAAATGTCGTTCAAGACGCCAATGGCACCGGCGAAGTCACCGTCTTCGTTCATGGTTACAAGACCAGCTATGAGAGAGCCGTTTTCCGGGCCGCGCAGCTGAAACACGATAGCCGTTTCCCGGAAGCGATCGTAGCGTTCGCCTGGCCATCCCGCGATGCGGTTGGCGATTATCTCACGGACCGCGAGAGTGCCACCTTTTCACGTGACTATCTCGAGCAGTTGCTGAGCAGCCTGGCCCGCACATCAGGGATTCGTCGCATCAACATCATCGCGCATTCAATGGGCAATCTGCTGGCAATGGAGACGCTGCGTCAGGCGGCAATTCGAGGCAAATCCGCTTTTCTGCCCAAGCTCGGCGAGGTTTTCCTGATGTCGCCCGATATCGACCTCGATGTCTTCGCCACCCAACTCACTGTGATCGGCAAACGCAATCCCCCGATTACGGTCGCAATCTCTGCAGATGACGAGGCACTGGCGGTCTCACAGTGGCTGTCAGGAGACCTGCCACGCGTCGGCAACGTTCTGATCGAGGACACAAAGGAGACCCACGATACCATTGCGCAGTACGGCCTCCGGGTCATCAACATGTCGGACGCCAGGAGCATGGATGCGCTGAACCACAGCAAGTTCATAGAACTTCTGCCTTCACTGAAGCAGATGAGCCGAAACGAAGCGCGTGCCCGTCGTAACCCGATTTCGCGCACCGGTCTCTTCGTGTTCAACACAGCGGGCGCGTTGCTGGACACTCCACGTCAACTTGGCTCAGCAATCACGCGGCAATGATGGCGCAAGGAGCACTATCGCCAGGCCGGGATTGGGGCAGCCTTGGGGGCGATGGTGCAGTCCTGTGCGAATCTTTGCCTGAACGGCCCCTCATCGAAAACCCCACCACTCAAAAATTATCCGAGATTTGACAGCCGAAAGCCTTCCTCGAAGGAGTGGATGTTTTCTAGAACCTCAACGGGACTTCGAAGCAGATTCGGATGCGCCTGATCCGGTTCTTCCTCTGTCTGCTTTTCGAAAGCCTGATGTGGCTGAAGGAATGTGAAGAATGCCCCGCCTGAACGAGTTACTCGAGCGCGAAGCACTTGCCGCCGCGGTGGCAGAGGTTTTCGCGCAACGCGTCGCCAACCGGGCGTGCCCCGGCACACGCTTCGTGGTGTTCGACGCTTCCGGGCCGGTGCTGGAAGGCAGCTTCGGTACCGCCGGGGCGGCGGGAGCTCCGCCCGGGCCGCACAGCCGCTTCCGCGTGGCTTCCTGCACCAAGAGTTTTACCGCAGCAGCGGTCCTGCTGCTGCGCGACCGCGGGCTGCTGTCGCTCGACACCCCTGTGACAGACTACGTGCCTGACCTCGTTCCGACCCTGCCGGTCAATCAGCCGGACGCGCCGACACTTCGTATGCTGCTGTCGATGGCCGGCGGCTTTCCGACCGACGATCCATGGGCCGATCGACAGGAATCAATCTCCAACGAGACCTTCCGGTCGATTCTGCGAAGCGGTGTCCGCTTCTCGACGGCGCCGGGAACCCGTTTTGAATATTCGAACCTCGGCTACGCGCTGCTTGGGCAGGTGATCGAGGTGGTCAGCGGCCAATCCTATCCGGAATTCTTGATCGAGAATTTGCTCAAGCCGCTCGGCCTCGACGAAACCGGTTTCGATCCCGCTGCAGTCCCGGACGGCTCGATGGCGACCGGATACCGCAAGGTCGGCGACGAATGGATTGCCTTGCCGTTCAGCGGCCCCGGCGCCTTTTCTGCCATCGGCGGTGTCGTCACCACACCATTGGACCTGGCACGTTGGGCCGGCTGGCTGTGCTCGGCCTTCCACCCGACGGGCAACGATGACGGACCTCTCTCCAGTGCCAGCCGGCGCGAAATGCAGCGGATCCAATGCCCGATCGCCTTCGACGCAACAGACGAACTGCGCCTCAAGGGCTATGGCTACGGTCTGGGGATCGAAGATCACACGCGCTTTGGCCCGATCGTCAGCCACTCTGGCGGATATCCTGGTTTCAGCTCCCACATGCGGTGGCACCCGGCGACGCGTCTCGGCATTGTCGCGGTCGAGAACGCCACCTATTCGGGTGCCTGGAGCCCCGCTGCCGAAGCCTTGGTCATGCTGCTCGGCGCGGCCACCAGCATCGCCGCGCCCAAACCGACAGTTCCTGCAGCGATCAAGCCGTTGGCAGACGGGCTTCAACGCCTGCTGTCCCAAAGCTGGGACGACACCACTGCAGACGCCATCTTCCTGGAGAACGTCGCCCTGGACCGCCCCTATCCGGAAAGAGCACAGGAACTCGCCGCGCTGCGGGAGAAATCCGGGGCACTGGATTCTGAAGGGGCATCCATCGTGGCCACGGATATCGGTGCCGTCGAAGGCGGTTATGGCAGCTTCGAACTGCACGTACCGTGCAGCGCAGGCGAGCTCGTTGCGGCGGTACAGTGCGGTCCTGTCGAGCCGATCCGGATCCAGACGGTGACCTGGCGTCTCGCCCAGCGAGACGGTCAACCTGGCTGAAACCCAAGCGAGCAGAAGCTCGCTGAGACGGCCGCTCCATGCCTCCAAACCCGGCTCAGGATCGAAGCGACAGAAGCTACTGTAGAAGCTGGTCGAGGATCGTTCCGATCTTGTCTTTCTTCGGGGGCTCGGGTGCAGGCGGCTGGCCCGGATCGGGCTCCGTCTCACCCTGGGCAGCGCCTTCGGTGGCTTGCGGCACATCGCCAACTCCCGGATCAGGGGCAGCCTGATCCGACTGCTGACCCGGCAAGACGCCATTTATGATGTCGGTGAGCCCGGATTTGCCGCCCTTGTCCTTGCCTCCCTTGATCAGGTCGCCAATGAGGTCACCGGCCCCTTTGCCATTTCCGGCTTCTCCCGGGAGCAATTTGTCGAGGTTCAGTTTTCCGGTCGGCAATCCGAGGTTGTTCAGCATCTCCAATGCGCCCTTTGGATCCTGCAACAGCTTGCGCAAATCCGGATAGATGCGTGGCGCCGATAGCGAACCGTCGACAATGACGGGTACGCCAATGCCTTTTGTCGCTATGTCGCCGCCTTGCCCGGAAAGCGAAGCCACGACCCGTGGGTTGAGATTGATTTCAAGTGTCAGTTCGGCGAGGTCGATCTTGCCTGCCCCGTCCATGCGGACAAGCGGGCCAAGCAGGCTGATGTCCTGCGTCTGCGCGACACCGTTCTCGATGGTAAAAGACGCGCCAAGTTCGGTGAAAGTCGTCTTCTTGTTGTCGTCCGACTTGAAACCGCCGGCGAGCAGCCCGGCCAGATTGTTGTAGACCTCGGCGATGTTGATGCCACGCAGTGCACCATCGCTGAGTTTCAGCGCGGATTTGCCTTCAAGCGAGCGCCGCAGCGTCTTGGTGGTCTTTCCCGCTCCCGAAACGGCGATGGTCGTGTCGAGCCGGCCCTCCAGCTTGTCGAACCCCGCCGCGTCATGAAGCAGCGGTGCGGCGGTCGCGCCGGCAATCGCCAGGTCCAGCTTTATCGCCGGCACATCGCCGGAGCCGCTCGCCGACATTTTCGCGGCGATGCTGCCCCCGTAAAACGGGCTTTGCGGCAGCGTCAGATCGGCGTCCCCATTTGCAACGACGAGCGTGGTTTTGACCGGACCGGCAAAGACCTTGCCGTAACCGATCCTGTCCGCCGCGACATCGATCTGCGCATCCAACCCTTTGAGGAAGGCAAGATCGATGGGAGCGTCGCTGGAGCCGGCCGAGCCCTGTTTTCCAGTTGCGGGCGTCTTCCCCCCTCCCGTGAGCGCCGCGAAATCCAGCGTCGCAAACTGGAGCGAGGTGCGGATGTTGAGCGGCGTCCCAAGTTTGACAGCACCGTCGCCGGACGCCTTGACCCCATTCAGGCCAACATTGGCGTTCGCGAACGAAACCCCTGCCGGTCCGGCGTCGATGGTGCCCTTGAAGTCGAAATCCTGCAAACCACCGGATGCGCCTTGCCCCAGCCACTGCAAGAGCCTGTCGAGCGATGGTGTCGCGGCGGAAACCTGCCCCTTGAACGTCCCGCCCGCACCCATCGTCCCATTCGCGCTGGCACGCAGAAGCTTCGAGGTGACGGACAGGCTGACAGGCCCCGACGCCTCTGCAAGCGATGGGCTTGCGAGGAAATCGGCTGGCGCGACCTGCGACTGGAAAGCGATCTCCTGACCTTGCCAGGTGAGCTTTCCAGCAACATCGACCGGCTTGGCGATGTCCTGGATTTTCGCATCGAGGCTCAGGCCGGTAATGTCGCCGCCTTTTTGACCGGCCAGCGCCGCCAGCGGAACCTTGCCCTGGCGGATGCCGACCGTGCCCCGCAGGTTGAGACTTTGGCGCATCCTGGCTGCGTTCAGCCCACGAAAAGCGAAGGCGGTATCCAGGGTTATCTTTCCCGACAGCGGGGCCGACTGGCCGGCAAGCTTCGCCATCGCGCCAATATCCAGTCCGGAACTGGTCAGCTTGCCCTGAAAGGTGGGCGCAGCCTTGGTCACATCGGCCGAAACCGAAGCGGCAACACTGCCTGCGTCGAGACCGAGATGCTGCAGATTGGCTTCCAGGTGCCCGTTGCGAAGGGTCGCCGCGAACTGGACATCGGACGCTGCAAGCGCGCCGCTGACCAATTGATCCACGGTGACGCTGACATCCGCATCGATATTCGACAACATCGCGAGACTGGGTTCGCCGGCGTTGCCCGGCTCTCCTTTGCCGGTTCCGGAACTGGCCAGCGCACCGACATCGATGCGCTTTGCGGACAGGTCAGCAAGGAAACGGTGTGGCTTGCCGGGCTGGAACAGTGCGTCCAGCTGGAAGGACTGGTCGGCAAGGTCGAATTGTCCGCCCTGAATCTGATAGCCGCCATCCGCATTCAGCCGGATTTCACCGCTTGCCTTCACCGACGCAAGCAGAGGTGACGGCGCAGGCTCGACCTTTGCTTCGATCGCAACCTTGGCCGGCTGCCGCTGAAGGATTGGCCTGAGTGCCGAAAGCGTGCCCTCCAGTTGCAGGCGCCGGCCATCCTGCGTCGCAGCCAGCGAGAACACCACCTCGCGGTCGAGATCGGGTGCTTTCAGGTCGACATCGATTGCACTGACGGTGCTTGCCGCTCCGGTTTCGTCTGTCGATCCAAGGCTGCCGTTTTCAATGGTGATACGATTGACGGCCAGCCGCTCCAGCGTACCGACGAGGGCGGCGAAAGGATCGTTGTCAGCCTGGCCAGATGGCGCAGGCTGCGCATCTGCCGCTTTTGCGGACGACGTGATGGTGATGGCGGGATCGACCAGCGCGATGGACTGGATTTCGAGCTTTTTCGACCACAGCGACGAAAGCGTGATCGCGGTCGAAAACCCGGGCACTTTCGCGGAAAGATCGCCTGTTTGAGACGAGATGGTGATGTCCTTCGTCACCACGGCCAGACTGGGCAGGAAGGACAGCCGCACCGGACCGTTCAGACTGATGTCCATTCCGCTTGCCGAGGACAGTTGCCGGCTCAGCTCGGACCTTGCCCAGTCCGTCGAAATCAGGGTCGGCAGGAAAAGGAGCAGTCCTACGACGGCCGCAACAACGGCAATGACTGCGGCAGCAGCTTTTTTCATATCGATCAGCCAGCTTCACCGGAAAGAATCAGTGCTGATACAACCTTACATCAGTGCATACCGGATTTCACAACCGCCCTCTGCAAGCGACTGGCTGTGGCCGATCCACTATCGATTGAGTCGATTGTACTTCTTCAGAGCCTCTTTCAGCCGATCGTGAGGAATGGCGAATGAGACATTGTCATCGCGCCCGGTCATGGTTTCGGCCGCGACCATGGCGTTGATGATCGCCTCTTCGGTTGCGTGCGCCGTCGCCTCGATCAGCGGATTCATCTTGTCGTTCGACATCATGTCCAGCGTGGTCGTCGCATCACGGCTGAAGGCACCGGGGTTTGCAGTCGAGAAAGTGATGAAGATGTCACCGCTGCCATTGGCGCCGTTGCCGCCGGTGCGCGCCATCCCGAGCGGAACGCGCCGCGCCAGCCGTTTCAATTGATGCGGCAGCAGCGGCGCATCCGTTGCCACGACCACGATGATCGAGCCTGCCTCCTCCCGCTTCCACGACGTATCAGGCAACAGGTCGGTGATTTCCTGACCGACAGGCACGCCGGCAATCGTCAGATCCTTGCGTGAACCAAAATTGCCCTGCACCAGCACGCCGACCGTGTAGCCACCGTCCTCATCGGCCAGCCTGCGTGACGCGGTCCCAGTGCCGCCCTTGAAGTTGAAGAGGTTCATGCCGGTGCCGCCGCCGACATTGCCTTGCGCGATCGGGCCGGAGGTCGCACTGTCCAGAGCCTTGAAGACATGTTCCGGTTTTACGTGCATGCCGTTGATGTCGTTGAGTATTCCGTCCCAGGTCTCTGCCACTACCGGCAGCAGCCAGTAGAGATCGCGGAAATGCGGCCCCTCAAGTCCGCGTTGCACCAGCCACGCAATGACCGCATCGCGAACCACGCCGACACTGTGCGTGTTGGTGATGGTGATCGGCCCTTCCAGGAAGCCGCTTTCCTCGATCCAGGTCGTCCCGGTCATCTCGCCATTGCCGTTCAGCGAGTACCAGCCGGCAAAGACCGGGTCGAAGCTGTGGCCACGCGGCAGGATCGCCGTCACACCGGTGCGCACGGGGCCTTTGCCGGGTTCAAGCATGCCGCTGCCTTCGATGATGGTCGAATAGCCGACCTTCACCCCGGCGACGTCGGTGATGGCATTGTGAGGTCCCGGCGTGCCGACAAAGGGAATTCCAAGATCCCGGGCATCGGGTTTGCGCGGTGTGGTGTCCATGAATGCGATTTCCATTTCGAAAGGCGGTCACTATGCGGCGAGGTCCTTGGTCAGGAAGATCCGCTTGATGCCGGGCTCTCCTTCGATCTCGCCGAACACACGATAACCATGTCGCTTGTAAAAGTCCGGCGCCTGGAAATTGGCGGTGTTCAGCAGCACCGCGCGGCAGCCGCGTTTCCTGGCTTCCTCTTCGGCCATGCCGAGCAAGCGCCCTCCCAGTCCGAGGCCACGCAGATCGCCCGGCAGCGCGAAGAGGTCGATGAAGAGCAGCCCGAGTGCCGTACGACCAGCCAAGCCACCAATGATGGCGTTCGTCTCGGCTTCGCGAACCGTGACAGAGAGGGAGCGGCGTTCATAGGCGCCGACCTGCTCCTCATTGTGGCTGACGAGCACCGCGCCGATCTGGTCCCGGATCGCCGGATCCGGATCGTCGGTCAGGGTGAGGATCGGTTCTTTCATGCGGGATTTCCTTCCGGCACACATCTTCGCGGCAAGCAGCCAAGGAGTGGCGACCGTCACCCGCACCAAAATCTCGGGGACGGCCGCCAAACAAACAGACGATCGATCGCGCCAGCCGTCAGCTGAACAGCTCATCATAGATCTTCAGCCAGGATTTCAGCGGCTCCGTTTCCGGCGACGCCACTTCCGGCTTCAGCATGGTTATCTTGAACTGTCCGCTGACCGGGCTGATCGACGGATCTTTCGGCGGCACCCTGGCAT
This genomic window contains:
- a CDS encoding alpha/beta fold hydrolase: MTSSTSRFFCWFVLVIASASITSCARGPGSAVLHPVASTAKAGSPVNVLVATTRKRSETDKRDFTNERNYGLAYGSYTISVPARHVANEIEWPSQVPGNPATDFVALRSAPLDEASFNRNVVQDANGTGEVTVFVHGYKTSYERAVFRAAQLKHDSRFPEAIVAFAWPSRDAVGDYLTDRESATFSRDYLEQLLSSLARTSGIRRINIIAHSMGNLLAMETLRQAAIRGKSAFLPKLGEVFLMSPDIDLDVFATQLTVIGKRNPPITVAISADDEALAVSQWLSGDLPRVGNVLIEDTKETHDTIAQYGLRVINMSDARSMDALNHSKFIELLPSLKQMSRNEARARRNPISRTGLFVFNTAGALLDTPRQLGSAITRQ
- a CDS encoding GNAT family N-acetyltransferase, translating into MKEPILTLTDDPDPAIRDQIGAVLVSHNEEQVGAYERRSLSVTVREAETNAIIGGLAGRTALGLLFIDLFALPGDLRGLGLGGRLLGMAEEEARKRGCRAVLLNTANFQAPDFYKRHGYRVFGEIEGEPGIKRIFLTKDLAA
- a CDS encoding serine hydrolase domain-containing protein, which encodes MPRLNELLEREALAAAVAEVFAQRVANRACPGTRFVVFDASGPVLEGSFGTAGAAGAPPGPHSRFRVASCTKSFTAAAVLLLRDRGLLSLDTPVTDYVPDLVPTLPVNQPDAPTLRMLLSMAGGFPTDDPWADRQESISNETFRSILRSGVRFSTAPGTRFEYSNLGYALLGQVIEVVSGQSYPEFLIENLLKPLGLDETGFDPAAVPDGSMATGYRKVGDEWIALPFSGPGAFSAIGGVVTTPLDLARWAGWLCSAFHPTGNDDGPLSSASRREMQRIQCPIAFDATDELRLKGYGYGLGIEDHTRFGPIVSHSGGYPGFSSHMRWHPATRLGIVAVENATYSGAWSPAAEALVMLLGAATSIAAPKPTVPAAIKPLADGLQRLLSQSWDDTTADAIFLENVALDRPYPERAQELAALREKSGALDSEGASIVATDIGAVEGGYGSFELHVPCSAGELVAAVQCGPVEPIRIQTVTWRLAQRDGQPG
- a CDS encoding P1 family peptidase, giving the protein MDTTPRKPDARDLGIPFVGTPGPHNAITDVAGVKVGYSTIIEGSGMLEPGKGPVRTGVTAILPRGHSFDPVFAGWYSLNGNGEMTGTTWIEESGFLEGPITITNTHSVGVVRDAVIAWLVQRGLEGPHFRDLYWLLPVVAETWDGILNDINGMHVKPEHVFKALDSATSGPIAQGNVGGGTGMNLFNFKGGTGTASRRLADEDGGYTVGVLVQGNFGSRKDLTIAGVPVGQEITDLLPDTSWKREEAGSIIVVVATDAPLLPHQLKRLARRVPLGMARTGGNGANGSGDIFITFSTANPGAFSRDATTTLDMMSNDKMNPLIEATAHATEEAIINAMVAAETMTGRDDNVSFAIPHDRLKEALKKYNRLNR
- a CDS encoding AsmA family protein gives rise to the protein MKKAAAAVIAVVAAVVGLLLFLPTLISTDWARSELSRQLSSASGMDISLNGPVRLSFLPSLAVVTKDITISSQTGDLSAKVPGFSTAITLSSLWSKKLEIQSIALVDPAITITSSAKAADAQPAPSGQADNDPFAALVGTLERLAVNRITIENGSLGSTDETGAASTVSAIDVDLKAPDLDREVVFSLAATQDGRRLQLEGTLSALRPILQRQPAKVAIEAKVEPAPSPLLASVKASGEIRLNADGGYQIQGGQFDLADQSFQLDALFQPGKPHRFLADLSAKRIDVGALASSGTGKGEPGNAGEPSLAMLSNIDADVSVTVDQLVSGALAASDVQFAATLRNGHLEANLQHLGLDAGSVAASVSADVTKAAPTFQGKLTSSGLDIGAMAKLAGQSAPLSGKITLDTAFAFRGLNAARMRQSLNLRGTVGIRQGKVPLAALAGQKGGDITGLSLDAKIQDIAKPVDVAGKLTWQGQEIAFQSQVAPADFLASPSLAEASGPVSLSVTSKLLRASANGTMGAGGTFKGQVSAATPSLDRLLQWLGQGASGGLQDFDFKGTIDAGPAGVSFANANVGLNGVKASGDGAVKLGTPLNIRTSLQFATLDFAALTGGGKTPATGKQGSAGSSDAPIDLAFLKGLDAQIDVAADRIGYGKVFAGPVKTTLVVANGDADLTLPQSPFYGGSIAAKMSASGSGDVPAIKLDLAIAGATAAPLLHDAAGFDKLEGRLDTTIAVSGAGKTTKTLRRSLEGKSALKLSDGALRGINIAEVYNNLAGLLAGGFKSDDNKKTTFTELGASFTIENGVAQTQDISLLGPLVRMDGAGKIDLAELTLEINLNPRVVASLSGQGGDIATKGIGVPVIVDGSLSAPRIYPDLRKLLQDPKGALEMLNNLGLPTGKLNLDKLLPGEAGNGKGAGDLIGDLIKGGKDKGGKSGLTDIINGVLPGQQSDQAAPDPGVGDVPQATEGAAQGETEPDPGQPPAPEPPKKDKIGTILDQLLQ